From the genome of Gemmatimonadaceae bacterium, one region includes:
- a CDS encoding electron transfer flavoprotein subunit beta/FixA family protein, protein MKIAVCIKRVPDMDVRFRIGADGTSLDDSGLKYDINDFDAWAVEAALQLKEKAGQGEVVILSLGPDAAAETIRKALSMGADRGIHLKTDRIPFDGFAIASALVSELKDGGYDLIFFGKMSPDSSNGVVGPIVAELLGLPCVTAISKLDIADGKGTAKRELEGAQEIVEFPLPAVLTVDEGLNTARYPSLKGIMAAKKKPLDVKPATLGENKVTVQKLELPPERAAGRIIGEGSAAVPDLIKALQTEAKVL, encoded by the coding sequence TTGAAGATTGCCGTTTGTATCAAGCGTGTTCCCGACATGGACGTTCGCTTCAGGATCGGGGCGGATGGCACATCGCTCGATGACTCCGGGCTCAAATACGACATCAATGATTTCGACGCCTGGGCCGTGGAGGCTGCACTCCAGCTCAAGGAAAAGGCGGGTCAGGGCGAGGTAGTCATCCTCTCGCTCGGACCCGATGCTGCCGCCGAGACGATTCGGAAGGCCCTCAGCATGGGGGCGGACCGTGGAATTCATCTCAAGACAGATCGCATCCCGTTCGACGGATTTGCTATTGCTTCGGCACTCGTCTCCGAGCTGAAGGACGGCGGTTACGATCTGATCTTCTTTGGCAAGATGTCCCCCGACTCGTCGAACGGAGTTGTCGGTCCAATCGTCGCGGAGCTCCTCGGTCTTCCCTGCGTCACCGCGATCTCGAAGCTCGACATCGCCGATGGAAAAGGAACGGCGAAGCGTGAGCTCGAGGGCGCGCAGGAAATCGTCGAGTTTCCCCTGCCGGCCGTGCTGACTGTCGACGAGGGCCTGAATACCGCGCGGTATCCCTCGCTCAAGGGCATCATGGCCGCCAAGAAAAAGCCGCTGGATGTAAAGCCTGCGACACTCGGCGAGAATAAGGTCACGGTGCAGAAGCTCGAGCTGCCGCCGGAGCGCGCAGCTGGGCGGATAATCGGCGAAGGCTCGGCCGCGGTGCCGGACCTGATCAAGGCTCTTCAGACCGAGGCGAAGGTTCTCTGA
- a CDS encoding methyltransferase domain-containing protein produces the protein MTQPLDDLSGKRLVAALEKRFDTVIEDVPVGDRTFSILRPRKSDDLIREEDFVEDERLPYWADIWPASTILAEQILARNGHGRRLLELGCGVGLVTTAAIASGHEVLASDYYTDALAFTRANAFQNLGKSPEAKMLNWRSFPADATNFDKVIASDVLYESEYAKILPAVLMGTLSLHGVALIADPGRIAAPEFLEKCENVGLELLGKETFPYEVGEISQKIDIYELGRTR, from the coding sequence GTGACACAGCCGCTCGACGATCTCAGCGGCAAACGCCTTGTCGCGGCGCTGGAGAAGCGGTTCGACACGGTCATCGAAGACGTCCCTGTCGGCGATCGGACGTTCAGCATTCTGCGGCCGCGGAAATCAGACGATCTGATTCGAGAGGAGGATTTCGTCGAGGACGAGAGGCTTCCCTACTGGGCGGACATCTGGCCTGCGTCGACGATCCTGGCGGAGCAGATTCTCGCCAGAAATGGACATGGGCGGCGTCTGCTCGAGCTCGGATGCGGAGTGGGCCTCGTGACGACGGCCGCGATTGCGTCGGGACACGAGGTACTTGCGTCCGACTACTACACGGATGCGCTGGCGTTCACGCGCGCGAACGCATTTCAGAACCTCGGCAAATCGCCAGAGGCCAAGATGCTGAACTGGCGGAGCTTTCCCGCGGACGCGACGAACTTCGACAAGGTGATCGCGTCGGACGTTCTCTATGAGAGCGAGTACGCGAAGATCCTTCCGGCAGTGCTGATGGGAACGCTGTCACTGCACGGCGTCGCGTTGATCGCCGATCCCGGTCGCATCGCCGCGCCGGAATTTCTGGAGAAGTGCGAGAATGTCGGTCTGGAGCTCCTGGGAAAGGAGACGTTCCCCTACGAGGTAGGGGAGATCAGCCAGAAGATCGATATTTACGAGCTGGGTCGGACCAGATAG
- a CDS encoding acyl-CoA dehydrogenase family protein — protein sequence MPKADLYNIDSAFSEEERAVRDSIHRFVDERVLPVIGKCYVEGRFPKEIVPQMAELGVLGANLPEEYGCAGLNNVSYGLIMQELERGDSGVRSFASVQGSLVMYPVYAFGSEEQKRELLPKMASGEVIGCFGLTEADYGSNPSGMITRAREESDGSWVLNGGKMWITNGSTAQVAIVWAKTGDSKEESSIRGFIVPTNTPGFSAKDQKGKLSLRASDTSELVFQDVRLPATALLPRSGGLKSPLMCLTQARYGIAWGAVGAAMACYEEALAYGTNRVMFGRPIAGFQLQQQRLADMVTEIVKAQLLALHVGRLKDAGTFTPQQVSLAKRNNVNIATDIAREARRLLGANGILAEYASMRHMENLESVYTYEGTHDIHTLIIGQAVTGLSAFE from the coding sequence ATGCCCAAGGCCGACCTCTACAACATCGATTCCGCGTTCTCCGAGGAGGAGCGCGCGGTGCGCGACAGCATTCACCGCTTCGTCGACGAGCGTGTGCTTCCGGTCATCGGAAAGTGCTACGTCGAAGGACGATTCCCGAAGGAGATCGTGCCGCAGATGGCCGAGCTCGGCGTGCTCGGCGCGAATCTCCCCGAGGAGTACGGCTGCGCAGGCCTGAACAACGTCTCATACGGCCTCATCATGCAGGAGCTCGAGCGTGGGGACTCCGGCGTGCGATCGTTCGCGTCGGTGCAGGGCTCGCTCGTCATGTATCCGGTCTACGCATTCGGAAGTGAGGAGCAGAAGCGCGAGCTACTGCCGAAGATGGCGAGTGGCGAGGTGATCGGGTGTTTCGGACTGACGGAGGCCGATTACGGCTCCAACCCGTCGGGTATGATCACGCGCGCCCGGGAGGAGTCCGACGGGAGCTGGGTCCTGAATGGCGGGAAGATGTGGATCACGAACGGATCGACTGCGCAGGTTGCAATCGTGTGGGCGAAGACGGGCGACTCAAAAGAGGAGAGCTCCATTCGCGGATTCATCGTTCCGACCAACACGCCGGGCTTTTCAGCAAAGGATCAGAAGGGGAAGCTCTCGTTGCGTGCGTCGGACACCAGCGAGCTGGTGTTTCAGGACGTCCGGCTTCCCGCGACCGCGCTTCTGCCGAGGTCAGGCGGGCTCAAGAGTCCGTTGATGTGCCTGACGCAGGCGCGGTACGGAATTGCGTGGGGTGCTGTTGGCGCCGCGATGGCGTGCTACGAGGAGGCCCTGGCGTACGGAACGAACCGGGTGATGTTCGGCCGCCCGATCGCGGGATTTCAGCTTCAGCAGCAGCGCCTGGCAGACATGGTGACTGAGATCGTGAAGGCGCAGCTGCTGGCCCTGCATGTCGGGCGCCTCAAGGATGCGGGGACGTTCACGCCGCAGCAGGTCTCGCTCGCCAAGCGGAACAACGTGAACATCGCCACGGATATCGCGCGTGAGGCGCGCCGGCTGCTTGGTGCCAATGGAATTCTCGCCGAGTATGCGTCGATGCGTCACATGGAGAACCTCGAGAGCGTTTACACCTACGAGGGGACGCACGACATCCATACACTGATTATCGGCCAGGCAGTGACGGGGTTGTCCGCTTTCGAGTGA
- a CDS encoding electron-transfer flavoprotein:ubiquinone oxidoreductase codes for MSTFRVVPSEYQPPLPTERLIIREPLDSEAVPMDVVFVGGGPAGLAGAIELANLVKQDNEAGGSLGEIQIAVLEKAPGLGEHSLSGAVVNPIALRALFLQLKDSDFPFRAPVTNERVYFMMGDRAQRIPAPPTMQNHGYFIASLSEIVRWLGEKAEALGVNVFTGFPVASLAMENDEVIGVRTAPAGLGRDGTPGSSYSPPTDISARVTVLSEGTRGSLSQALMASEKIGSENPQIFALGVKEIWETKKPLDAIIHTLGWPLPKDAFGGSFMYPLTPTLVALGIVVGMDYKQTTLDIHELLQRLKTAPLFRDYLEGGEMVEWGAKTIPEGGYYALPERRHGNGFLIAGDAAGFVEVASLKGVHYAMQSGIFAARTIFDALKKNDTSREALAGYDSLVNSSYIVSDLKKRRNMRLAFQKGGLYGGGFKATLMTLTGGALLGRKIESEPDAHVAREVAPETRFVPDGKLTFSKLDANFKSRNATRDDIPSHLVIGKDIPPEVATLYQHMCPAGVYERDGDRLVVSPANCIDCKATDVIGPRWTPREGDAGPRYRLM; via the coding sequence ATGAGCACCTTCCGCGTCGTTCCCAGCGAGTACCAGCCCCCACTTCCCACCGAGCGGCTGATCATTCGTGAGCCGCTCGATTCAGAAGCTGTTCCAATGGATGTCGTGTTCGTCGGTGGGGGACCGGCCGGACTTGCGGGCGCAATCGAGCTCGCCAATCTCGTAAAGCAAGACAATGAAGCCGGTGGATCACTTGGCGAGATACAGATCGCCGTCCTCGAGAAAGCCCCCGGACTCGGCGAGCATTCGCTCTCGGGCGCAGTCGTAAATCCGATCGCGCTGCGCGCGCTCTTTCTTCAGTTGAAGGACAGCGATTTTCCGTTTCGCGCGCCGGTCACCAATGAGCGGGTCTATTTCATGATGGGCGACCGCGCACAGCGGATCCCCGCGCCGCCGACGATGCAGAACCACGGCTACTTCATCGCGTCGCTGTCGGAGATCGTGCGGTGGCTCGGTGAGAAAGCCGAAGCGCTCGGCGTCAACGTCTTCACCGGATTTCCCGTTGCATCGCTGGCGATGGAGAACGACGAGGTGATCGGTGTGCGGACGGCGCCGGCTGGTCTGGGGCGCGACGGAACGCCGGGCAGCAGCTACTCGCCGCCGACGGACATTTCGGCGCGAGTCACCGTCCTTTCCGAAGGCACGCGCGGCTCGCTGTCGCAGGCGCTGATGGCATCCGAAAAAATCGGATCGGAGAATCCGCAGATCTTTGCTCTCGGTGTAAAGGAAATCTGGGAGACAAAAAAGCCGCTCGACGCGATCATTCACACGCTCGGCTGGCCGCTGCCGAAGGACGCGTTCGGCGGCAGCTTCATGTATCCGCTGACACCGACGCTCGTTGCGCTCGGCATCGTTGTCGGCATGGATTACAAGCAGACCACGCTCGACATCCACGAGCTGCTGCAGCGACTGAAGACTGCGCCGCTGTTTCGCGATTATCTCGAGGGCGGTGAAATGGTGGAGTGGGGCGCAAAGACGATTCCGGAAGGTGGTTATTACGCGCTGCCCGAGCGGCGCCACGGCAACGGATTTCTCATTGCGGGCGATGCCGCGGGATTCGTGGAAGTCGCATCGCTCAAGGGCGTCCACTACGCGATGCAATCGGGAATCTTCGCGGCGCGCACGATCTTCGATGCACTGAAGAAAAACGACACGTCGCGCGAGGCGCTCGCCGGTTATGACTCGCTTGTGAACTCGAGCTACATCGTCAGCGATCTGAAAAAACGGCGCAACATGCGGCTCGCATTCCAGAAGGGCGGCCTGTACGGCGGCGGATTCAAGGCAACGCTCATGACGCTGACTGGGGGCGCGCTGCTCGGGAGAAAGATCGAGTCCGAGCCCGACGCGCACGTGGCACGCGAGGTAGCGCCCGAGACTCGATTCGTCCCGGACGGCAAGCTGACCTTCAGCAAGCTCGACGCGAACTTCAAGTCACGCAACGCGACGCGCGATGATATTCCTTCACACCTCGTCATTGGAAAGGACATTCCGCCCGAAGTCGCGACGCTCTATCAGCACATGTGCCCAGCCGGTGTCTACGAACGTGACGGCGATCGTCTCGTCGTCAGTCCTGCCAACTGCATCGACTGCAAGGCAACGGACGTGATCGGTCCGCGGTGGACGCCCCGCGAAGGCGACGCCGGACCACGATATCGATTGATGTAG
- a CDS encoding SprT-like domain-containing protein, which produces MLRALKLLLGLGRRRRRVTRAYDESQLTLELEAPPRRRRATERTHPDDDAIAQKLVRAYEVLNRERFDGSLSRIPIRVSRRMKSRLGHYTHRDPSGEGAEIAISRRHIRRHGWGEAIETLLHEMVHQWQDESGLRVDHGRQFRAKARTVGISPRAHRDVA; this is translated from the coding sequence ATGCTTCGAGCGCTAAAGCTTCTCCTCGGCCTCGGTCGTCGAAGACGCCGGGTAACTCGCGCATACGACGAGTCGCAGCTCACGCTGGAGCTCGAGGCGCCTCCGCGAAGGCGTCGCGCCACTGAAAGAACTCATCCTGACGATGACGCGATTGCTCAAAAGCTCGTGCGCGCTTACGAGGTGCTCAATCGCGAGCGGTTCGACGGCTCACTGTCGAGGATTCCGATACGCGTGTCGCGGCGCATGAAGAGCAGACTCGGTCACTACACTCACCGCGATCCATCGGGCGAGGGCGCCGAGATCGCTATCAGCCGCCGTCACATCCGACGACATGGTTGGGGCGAAGCGATCGAGACGTTGTTGCATGAGATGGTGCATCAGTGGCAGGACGAGAGCGGGCTGCGGGTGGACCACGGGCGGCAGTTCCGCGCCAAAGCGCGCACGGTCGGCATAAGCCCGAGAGCGCACCGCGACGTGGCTTAG
- a CDS encoding S41 family peptidase: MDYIRQLGPVVLDHRFRRLMEALLRTAQNVYDVRDLEFRSRWASTFQLLHGGSPLAVGEIAARLRLTHPGVIGITDEMISAGIVRAVRDEDDARRRMIALTPKGRRMAPELFRVWKELGAAQRERFLAAGCDILPILDKVDDGLEQRSLAEEVIERLSRKSKDRSLKEPGRKSIAKGPARRARAAAARSFLLLAVCGFGGVAVPAYAQSGQQTSTPSPQLTAVAKEAVISALTDTLIAGYIYEKTARMLADTLRAELKAGAFDCFATGDSFAERVTTTLRRISNDRHLGLHYGGGSAEAGPVLRRVPRSSGTIQTGPATPRPQPSASATPTPRRVRVSESGAYGFGRAEILPGNIGYLELPGFSGSPEAVAVADSIMKMFANVKALIIDVGQNRGGGPEMVRYLSSYLFDKPTHLVSTFARGMDGPSERRTSERVGGKRLPNTPVIVLTSKRTISAAESFAFGLKVKNRITIVGERTAGGGHFGGFVSLPEGFRVFLPRGRTYDPKTNQGWEAQGLKPDVEVKYEDALRTATELIKRR, encoded by the coding sequence ATGGACTACATCCGCCAGCTCGGCCCCGTTGTTCTCGACCACCGCTTCCGACGCCTCATGGAAGCCCTTCTCCGCACCGCGCAAAACGTCTACGACGTGCGAGACCTGGAATTCCGTTCGCGATGGGCCTCGACGTTCCAGCTTCTGCACGGTGGATCACCGCTCGCGGTGGGCGAGATCGCTGCCCGCCTACGCCTCACACACCCCGGCGTAATCGGCATCACCGACGAGATGATCTCGGCTGGAATCGTTCGCGCCGTACGCGATGAAGACGACGCCCGCCGGCGCATGATCGCTCTCACGCCAAAAGGACGGCGGATGGCGCCCGAGCTGTTCCGTGTCTGGAAAGAGCTCGGCGCCGCGCAGCGTGAGCGCTTTCTCGCGGCCGGATGCGATATCCTGCCGATCCTCGACAAGGTCGACGATGGACTGGAGCAGCGCAGTCTCGCGGAGGAAGTAATCGAGCGCCTTTCCCGAAAATCCAAAGACCGCAGTCTGAAAGAGCCCGGTAGGAAGTCCATCGCGAAAGGTCCTGCCCGGCGAGCACGCGCCGCCGCAGCTCGCTCGTTCTTGCTCCTCGCCGTTTGCGGATTCGGTGGTGTGGCGGTCCCTGCCTATGCTCAGTCGGGACAGCAGACCTCCACGCCGTCGCCACAGCTCACCGCGGTCGCAAAGGAAGCGGTCATCTCGGCGCTCACCGACACGCTCATCGCCGGCTACATCTACGAGAAAACCGCGCGGATGCTCGCGGACACATTGCGCGCCGAGCTCAAGGCTGGGGCGTTTGACTGTTTCGCGACCGGCGACTCATTCGCTGAGCGGGTAACCACGACGCTCCGTCGAATCAGCAACGACAGACATCTGGGGCTCCACTACGGCGGCGGATCAGCGGAAGCCGGGCCAGTGCTTCGCCGGGTGCCCCGCTCGAGCGGAACCATTCAAACAGGTCCGGCGACTCCTCGACCGCAGCCGTCTGCCTCCGCCACGCCGACGCCTCGCAGAGTGAGAGTTTCCGAGAGCGGCGCTTATGGGTTCGGCCGCGCCGAGATACTCCCGGGCAACATCGGGTACCTCGAGCTTCCCGGGTTCTCCGGATCTCCCGAAGCGGTTGCCGTCGCCGATTCGATCATGAAGATGTTCGCAAACGTGAAAGCGCTGATCATCGACGTCGGGCAGAATCGCGGCGGCGGACCCGAGATGGTCCGGTATCTGTCTTCATACCTGTTCGACAAGCCGACTCATCTCGTGTCGACCTTCGCTCGCGGAATGGACGGGCCCAGTGAGCGACGGACATCGGAACGAGTCGGCGGCAAACGTCTGCCGAACACTCCCGTTATTGTCCTCACGAGCAAGCGCACGATTTCGGCGGCCGAGTCGTTTGCCTTCGGGCTCAAGGTCAAAAATCGCATCACGATCGTTGGCGAGCGGACAGCTGGCGGAGGCCATTTCGGAGGGTTCGTCTCGCTCCCCGAAGGCTTCCGGGTGTTTCTGCCGCGCGGCCGGACGTACGATCCCAAAACGAACCAGGGGTGGGAAGCGCAGGGCCTGAAACCGGACGTCGAGGTTAAATACGAGGATGCCCTTCGCACCGCAACGGAGCTCATCAAACGTCGCTGA
- a CDS encoding prolyl oligopeptidase family serine peptidase has protein sequence MLQTSNALGAAIRRAPSAYPAIVIFPQVPSDSSWVGIPAQVAMGALDKAVAEFRIDPDRVYLTGLSMGGNGTWHLAYNHADRFAAIAPICAFVTPLSTRTFKSAVPADSAAAFSTLARRIAKLPTWIFHGEIDQAVPVSQSRQAAEAIRSAGGDVRYTEFLGMDHNVWDATYASPQFVTWLFAQRRKR, from the coding sequence TTGCTCCAAACGTCCAACGCGCTTGGCGCAGCGATCCGACGCGCGCCTTCGGCTTATCCCGCGATAGTGATCTTTCCGCAGGTCCCCAGTGATTCCTCGTGGGTAGGGATCCCGGCGCAGGTCGCAATGGGCGCGCTCGATAAGGCGGTCGCCGAGTTCCGCATCGATCCCGATCGCGTCTATCTGACCGGTTTGTCCATGGGCGGCAACGGCACATGGCATCTCGCGTACAATCATGCCGACCGGTTCGCGGCGATTGCTCCGATTTGCGCGTTCGTCACCCCGCTTTCCACGAGGACTTTCAAGTCGGCAGTACCTGCGGACAGCGCCGCTGCGTTTTCAACGCTGGCGCGACGCATCGCAAAGCTTCCGACGTGGATCTTTCACGGCGAGATCGATCAGGCTGTCCCGGTGTCACAGTCCCGTCAGGCGGCGGAAGCCATCCGCAGCGCGGGAGGCGACGTCAGGTACACAGAGTTTCTCGGGATGGACCACAATGTCTGGGACGCGACGTATGCGTCACCACAATTTGTCACGTGGCTCTTCGCGCAGCGACGCAAGCGATGA
- the dacB gene encoding D-alanyl-D-alanine carboxypeptidase/D-alanyl-D-alanine-endopeptidase — protein MRDATRATAYRIVVRFAALTVFLWGCAPTTQGGIAPVRTPLETLRHSIDSLVSNPQFRGSHIGLLVVNPASGDTLYSRNAGKLFIPASNMKIITGASALALLGPDYRFETAFVGHGLIRDSVLEGHLVVAARGDPTVSDRVQQGNAMNWMARVADSLLAHGIKRVTGQLWRGPNVFPDTIYGYGWEWDDLSGGSAAPIDELLYNEGMTTVTRRIAGRDTTVATATTSPARTYLEALASALSSRGIVISGGISYTHEPLITDGFELFKITSPPLREILRYMEKPSQNQIAEVLLRTIGLERSGIGSADSGSAVVSRQLVAWGAERDGFIVYDGSGLSRHNLLTPETVVRTLVAIQRDTAFQVFYDALPIAGVDGTIRTRMVGTPAAGNMRAKTGSLEFARSLSGYVNNGDGDRLVFSILNNHFTVPVDSVSRFQNSVGVLLAGYRARRR, from the coding sequence ATGAGAGACGCGACGAGAGCGACCGCATATCGCATTGTGGTTCGATTTGCGGCGTTAACGGTGTTCCTCTGGGGGTGCGCGCCTACTACTCAGGGCGGTATCGCTCCCGTCCGAACTCCGTTGGAGACGCTGAGGCATTCGATCGACTCACTCGTCTCGAATCCGCAATTCCGGGGTTCGCACATCGGACTTCTCGTCGTCAATCCGGCAAGCGGCGACACGCTCTATTCACGCAACGCCGGGAAGCTGTTCATTCCGGCGTCGAACATGAAGATCATCACCGGCGCATCCGCGCTCGCGCTGCTCGGGCCCGATTATAGGTTCGAGACGGCGTTCGTCGGACATGGGTTGATCCGGGACAGTGTGCTCGAGGGGCATCTTGTAGTGGCCGCGCGAGGCGACCCCACTGTGAGCGATCGGGTCCAGCAAGGCAACGCCATGAACTGGATGGCGCGTGTAGCCGACTCACTCTTGGCCCACGGCATCAAGCGCGTGACGGGCCAACTGTGGCGTGGCCCCAATGTGTTTCCCGATACGATCTATGGGTACGGGTGGGAGTGGGACGACCTGAGTGGCGGGAGTGCCGCACCAATCGACGAGCTGCTGTACAACGAAGGAATGACAACAGTGACGCGCCGTATCGCGGGTCGTGACACGACCGTAGCGACAGCCACAACTTCGCCGGCAAGGACGTACCTCGAAGCGCTCGCGTCTGCGCTCAGCTCGCGGGGCATCGTCATTAGCGGCGGAATTTCGTACACCCATGAGCCACTCATCACTGACGGTTTCGAGCTCTTCAAAATCACGTCGCCACCCCTGCGTGAGATTCTTCGCTACATGGAAAAGCCATCGCAAAACCAGATCGCGGAAGTGTTGCTGCGAACGATCGGCCTCGAGCGCTCGGGTATTGGCAGCGCGGACAGCGGATCAGCTGTTGTCTCGCGCCAGCTCGTGGCGTGGGGCGCGGAGCGGGACGGATTCATCGTGTACGACGGTAGTGGACTTTCGCGTCATAACCTGCTCACGCCCGAAACGGTCGTGAGAACGCTCGTCGCAATTCAGCGCGACACCGCGTTTCAGGTTTTCTACGATGCGCTGCCAATTGCCGGCGTCGACGGCACGATAAGAACGCGCATGGTCGGGACTCCCGCCGCCGGGAACATGCGCGCCAAGACCGGGAGCCTCGAGTTCGCGCGCTCATTGTCGGGGTACGTCAACAACGGCGACGGCGATCGCCTCGTATTCAGCATCCTCAACAATCACTTCACGGTGCCGGTGGACAGTGTGAGCCGCTTCCAGAACAGCGTCGGTGTGCTCCTCGCCGGCTATCGCGCCAGACGCCGCTGA
- the glp gene encoding gephyrin-like molybdotransferase Glp, whose product MITVGEASARILRKIQPLDAEAVPLERAAGRVLVDRVVANTTSPPWDNSSMDGYAVRSSDLVTGNNLHSPRAASIDAGRPQLKVVATIAAGQHALRPLGAGEAMRIMTGAPIPLGADTVIRIEDTDRGAERVGVTDLRDLGRNIRRAGEDFNEGQTLFEPGTEVRAAHLGVLAAAAVREIRAYRTPRVAILSSGDELVELAGYSPADSAAKIINANSWTLRELIADAGGEPVDLGVAADTPSSLREKLELTQHERVDLIITSAGVSVGDLDHMRSVFAEMGGELDFWRVRMRPGAPMAFGTLRGIPWLGFSGNPVSAMVSFEVFARPVIRKMSGHETLHRALIPVRLGEPVDIATRLTHFLRATVTRADDGAYIAHLAGSQSSAVLTAMARANALLVVPADSASNPAGTMLNALPLTDDMGMTSHFAIQ is encoded by the coding sequence ATGATCACAGTCGGCGAAGCGAGCGCGAGGATCCTCAGGAAGATTCAGCCGCTCGACGCCGAGGCCGTGCCGTTGGAGCGGGCCGCGGGACGCGTTCTGGTGGACAGGGTTGTGGCGAACACCACCTCGCCGCCGTGGGACAACTCGTCCATGGACGGCTACGCCGTGCGGAGCTCCGATCTTGTGACGGGGAATAATCTCCACTCACCAAGAGCGGCGTCGATTGACGCCGGGCGGCCACAACTGAAGGTGGTCGCTACTATCGCGGCAGGACAGCATGCGCTTCGTCCGCTTGGTGCAGGCGAAGCGATGCGGATAATGACCGGCGCGCCAATTCCGCTCGGCGCCGACACGGTAATTCGGATCGAGGATACAGACCGCGGTGCAGAGCGCGTCGGGGTCACTGATCTTCGCGACCTTGGAAGGAATATTCGGCGGGCCGGCGAGGATTTCAACGAGGGACAGACGCTGTTCGAGCCGGGCACGGAGGTCCGCGCTGCGCATCTCGGCGTGCTCGCGGCCGCGGCGGTCCGCGAAATCCGGGCGTACCGCACGCCCCGCGTTGCAATCTTGAGCTCGGGTGACGAGCTCGTCGAGCTCGCTGGTTATTCGCCGGCCGACTCTGCGGCGAAGATCATCAACGCGAATTCATGGACGCTTCGTGAGCTCATTGCAGACGCTGGTGGCGAGCCTGTGGACCTCGGCGTTGCGGCCGATACGCCGTCTTCACTGCGCGAGAAGCTCGAGCTCACGCAGCACGAGCGCGTCGATCTCATCATTACCTCGGCGGGCGTTTCAGTCGGAGACCTAGATCACATGCGCTCAGTCTTTGCGGAGATGGGCGGCGAGCTCGACTTCTGGAGAGTACGCATGCGGCCCGGCGCGCCGATGGCCTTCGGCACGCTTCGCGGAATTCCGTGGCTTGGGTTCTCGGGGAATCCGGTTTCGGCGATGGTATCGTTCGAGGTATTTGCCCGGCCGGTAATACGGAAGATGTCAGGCCACGAAACGCTGCATCGAGCGCTGATTCCGGTTCGTCTTGGCGAGCCGGTCGATATTGCCACGCGGCTCACACATTTTCTTCGGGCAACCGTCACGCGCGCCGACGACGGTGCCTACATCGCGCACCTGGCCGGATCGCAGAGCTCCGCCGTGCTCACTGCGATGGCGCGCGCCAATGCATTGCTCGTGGTCCCGGCAGACAGCGCATCGAATCCGGCTGGAACGATGCTCAACGCACTTCCGCTGACCGACGACATGGGCATGACGTCGCATTTCGCGATTCAGTGA
- a CDS encoding electron transfer flavoprotein subunit alpha/FixB family protein, which produces MANIFAFAEARNGELRKVALETITAARTLADSTGGEVHALLVGAPGIGAKAEQLAQHGADIVILCEHPGFTQYNPEATAALAAERIKGGGYRAAVFTTSAQGRDLAPRVAAKLGVGLVTDVTGLELTGDTLIVKHPMNIGKLIATIAIAHTPAVIAIRPNTFTPAQTPTAGRVETAEPVGDPSASRVVVKELVQGGGGKLDLADAPVIVAGGRGLKAAENFKLVEELADAFGNAAVGATRAVTDDGWRPHSDQIGQTGRLVSPDLYIAVGISGAVQHLAGMRTSRTIVAINKDKDAPIFNVADYGIVGDVFEVVPALTAAVREARKGH; this is translated from the coding sequence ATGGCGAACATCTTTGCATTCGCGGAAGCTCGAAACGGTGAGCTGCGAAAAGTCGCGCTGGAGACGATAACCGCCGCGCGCACGCTTGCCGACTCCACCGGTGGTGAAGTCCACGCACTCCTCGTCGGTGCACCTGGAATCGGCGCAAAGGCGGAACAGCTCGCGCAGCATGGTGCGGACATCGTGATCCTCTGCGAGCATCCGGGATTCACGCAATACAATCCCGAGGCGACTGCAGCGCTGGCGGCCGAGCGAATAAAGGGTGGCGGCTATCGAGCCGCGGTGTTCACGACATCGGCGCAGGGTCGCGATCTCGCGCCGCGTGTGGCCGCGAAGCTGGGCGTAGGGCTGGTCACCGACGTAACCGGCCTGGAGCTCACGGGGGATACGCTCATCGTGAAGCACCCGATGAACATCGGCAAATTGATCGCAACCATCGCCATCGCGCACACGCCCGCCGTGATCGCCATACGTCCCAACACGTTCACTCCGGCGCAGACGCCGACGGCCGGCCGCGTGGAAACGGCCGAGCCGGTTGGGGATCCGTCGGCATCGCGCGTCGTAGTGAAGGAGCTCGTGCAGGGAGGGGGAGGGAAACTCGACCTCGCGGATGCGCCGGTCATCGTCGCGGGCGGGCGTGGTCTCAAAGCGGCGGAGAACTTCAAGCTCGTCGAGGAGCTTGCCGACGCATTCGGCAACGCCGCCGTCGGCGCGACTCGCGCGGTGACCGACGACGGTTGGCGGCCGCACAGCGACCAGATCGGTCAGACGGGGCGCCTTGTGAGTCCCGATCTGTACATCGCGGTAGGAATCTCCGGTGCGGTGCAGCATCTCGCGGGAATGCGCACTTCGCGGACGATCGTTGCGATCAACAAAGACAAGGACGCGCCGATCTTCAATGTCGCGGACTACGGGATTGTCGGGGACGTCTTCGAAGTTGTCCCCGCTTTGACCGCGGCGGTGCGCGAAGCCAGAAAGGGACATTAA